The genomic stretch GCAGGTACATATTCAGGAGGGCGGCAGCATGGCCGGTATCCGCATCAAGCTCCTTGACTACGGCCTTATAGGCCTTATCCCGTAAGGCATCAACCTCCTCATCTTCATGAAATATTATGCGGGCCAAATCTGCATTTTCAGTGACCAGGGCATCCAGGCTCATCTTGATCATCTCCAGCACCTTAACCGCCATCAGCCTGTAATCCACGGCAAAGGAGACCCCGCCCTTTTTATGAATAACCTGAACTCGTTTGGCAATACCGACCGCCATATCACCGATTCGTTCCAGCTCGTTGTTAATTTTGATAATGGCAACGATGAGGCGCAGATCGCTGGCCACGGGCTGATGCAGAGCCAGCACCTTGAGGCATTCCTCTTCTATCTGCACCTCCATCTGATCAATCTCGTTATCCGTGCGGATGATCTCTTCGGCCAGCTCATTATCGCCGGTTTCCAAGATAATACAGGCCTTGCGCAGGCGGTCCTCCACCAAGGCTCCGAGATCGATAAACATCTTCTTGAGTAAATCTATTTCCCGATGCAGCGTCCGGTTGATCATTTTTTTATCAGGCACCCTTTTTCTCCAAAATCCTGCTGTCAAGGCAAGTCAGAAATGAATCCGTTTGTTGTTCTTTTTCCCGCGCAAATTTTACTGATAGTACCGAGTGCTGATTACAGCTCGGTTAGCGTATTGTTAGGATCGTGTTAGCCGCCTGTTTTTTGTTTGCAAGGATCGCGTGAACTGCGTACTTATATCGGTATGAATCGACAACAAAGAGAGGGGAGCTGTGAGCAAAGCGAATATATTAGTGGTGGAAGATGACATGGATATCCAGCAGCTGGTCAGCTATCACCTGATCAGATCTGGATACAATGTCAGTTGCGCGGACAGCGGCGAGCAGGCATTGCAGCTCTTGGCTGAAGAGAACATCTCCGCAGTTATTCTGGACCTGATGCTGCCCGGAAAAAACGGGATGGAAGTCTGTGCCGACATCAGAGAAGATCCTGAGAATCAGCACCTCCCGGTTATCATGCTGACCGCCTTGGGCGAAGAAAGTGATATCGTGGCCGGTCTGGACGGCGGTGCTGATGATTACGTAACCAAGCCCTTTAGCCCGAAAGTGCTGATGGCCAGGGTCGAGGCCATCATGCGCAGAGATATTGACAAGAAAACAACGGATTCCGAGACGGAAGAGGTCATCGCGATCCATGATCTCCGCATCACGCCACGGCGGCACGAAGTCCTTGTTGCCGGCAAACCGGTCCAGCTGACCACGACCGAATTCACTATTCTGCTGATGCTGGCCCGCAGGCCGGGCTGGGTCTTCAGCAGGCAGCAGATTATTGATCAGGTCCGGGGTTATGATTATTCCGTCACCCCCAGAGCCGTGGACGTGCAGATCTTCGGGCTGAGGAAAAAGCTGGACAAAACCGGAAAAAACATCGAAACCGTCCGGGGTATCGGGTATCGGCTCAAGGAGTAGAATGATGCGCCGCCGCCCCCTGTTTTGGCAGATATTTCCGGTCAGCCTGCTGATCAGCCTTTGTACGGTCCTGGCGGTCAGCTGGTTTGCCACCACAACCTTTAAGACGTTTTATTATGATCAGATGGTCGTGGATATTGAGGCTAGGGCCTTGCTGCTGGAGCAAAAAATCTTGGACCTTGTCCTGGACTCCCCGGATGCCCTCCAGGACTTCTGCCGTCAGGCCGGACGACGCGCTCATACCCGTATCACCGTGGTCGGACCGTACGGAGCGGTGCTGGCCGACTCCAACGAAGACCCGCAACGCATGGAAAAGCACGGGAAGCGTCCTGAGATCACCAAGGCGTACAGCGGGCAAACCGGCTCGTCCCTCCGATTTTCCACAACACTGCACCGTGACATGCTCTATGTCGCCATTCCGCTGCGCCTCAGTTCTGCCGATCATGCCGATAAAACGGGTGCGCTGCGATTATCGGTTCCTGCCACGGCCCTGAATACGGTTCTGGGAACCATCCGCAACCGGGTTGTTCTGGCCTCCCTCCTGACGATCCTGCTGGCAGCAGTCTTTTCCCGCCAACTGGCCCTGCGCATCAGTCGCCCCCTGGAAGAAATTAAACGAGGAGCGGAACAGCTTTCTTCAGGAGAAAAGACCCGACTCGTTAATCCCCACGAACACGGCCTCTCTCTTGAGATGAGCGGCCTGATTATTTCGCTGAATCGGATGGCGGAGCAGCTTATGGAGCGCATCCTCCTGACCTGTCGTCAGCATAATGAGCTGGAGGCTGTTTTCTCCTCCATGACCGAGGCGGTGGTTGCTGTGGATGCTGAAGAATGTGTAATCCGCCTGAATCGAGCGGCTGGCCTTCTCTTCCGCATTGACCCGCAAATCGGCAAAGACAAGCCGGTGCAAGGGATGTTGCGCAACCCTGAACTCATGGAGATGATCCGAGGCACCTTACGCAATAATAACTGTGCTGCCGCCGAGGTGGAACTCTTTGACGGCCAACAGCGGACCATCCTGGAAGTACGGGTCGTTCCTTTGCAGGATAATGAGCAACAGCCCATCGGGGCTTTGATGGTGATGGATGATGTCACCCGCATCAATCGTCTGGAAAATGTGCGCCGGGAGTTTGTCGCGAATGTGTCCCATGAACTCAAGACACCGATCACTGTGATCAAGGGTTATGTGGAAACCCTGCTTGACGGCGGCGTAGCTGCCCATGAGGACGGAAACAAATTTTTGCAGATTGTTTTGCGGCAGGCCGGGCGGCTGGATGCCATTATCGATGATCTGTTGAGCCTCTCCCGAATTGAAAATACGGCCAACAGTCACAAGACCTCGCTTGATCTTGCTTTGAAAGAACTGTATCCGACCCTGCATGCGGCCTTACAGACCTGTAAACTCAAGGCGGACGAACAACAAATACGCTTGGATCTCCAGTGCCCGCCCGATCTCAAGGCGATACATAACCCGGCCCTGCTGGAAGAAGCTGTGATCAATCTGCTCAACAATGCCGTTACCTACAGCCCCTCCGGTTCAAGCGTTTTTGTTCGGGCGGAATCCCGGCAGGAGAGCGGCAAGAAACAATGGGTCGAAATTGCGGTCGAGGATAAAGGATGCGGCATCCGAAAGGAGCATCTGGACAGAATTTTTGAACGATTTTATCGCTGCGATAAGGCACGGAGCAGAGAAAACGGCGGCACCGGCTTGGGCTTGGCTATTGTCAAGCATATTGCCCAGAGCCAGAGAGGAACCGTTGAGGTGGAAAGCCACTTTGGCAGGGGATCAACCTTTACCCTGAACCTGCCGGGATGATGTTTTTTCTCCCTATATTTGATAGTCTGGCAAAAAGTCGGAAAACGTCAAGTCGTCAACTACAACTCAATGAGTTACGAAGCGATTTTGCTCAAATTTGGACTTCTTGCGTAACCATCTATTTTAGCTAGGCACGATCCGTTCATAGCCCCATTCACCGTTTTTCTGGCACTGGTTCCGTATGATTACCAGTATATGTAGCTAATATTTAGTTGATTAATGTGCAAGCTAGTGTTAGTCTCTACCTGAAAAAAGGAGACTAATATGAGCTTTATTAATAATCATTGTCCTGAATGTGAAGGGACTTCATACCGGATTTTAAAAAATATGTAATTCGTTGCGGGGAAGAACGCCAACTTTATAAATGTAATGATTGCGATTCTTGTTTTTCAGAAACAAGACATACGATACTGGAAGGGTTGAAAACCCCTGTTTTTCGAATCATAATGATATTGACCGCATTAAGTGAAGGCCTGGGCATCAATGCGGCAACAAGGGTTTTTTCTGTTGGAAAAAACAGTATTTATCGTTGGCAGAATCGATTATCATCGTTACAACAGACCTTAATGCTGTATTCATTGTGTCAACAATTTATTCAATTAATTGTTGAAGGTGATGAGCTGTATACCAAAATCGGCAAAAACGTTCCGCCAAGCGAATCTGAATGATGGACCATAGTCTTAATGGATAGAGTGTCTCGTTTTATTTGGGCGTTAGAGTGTGGAAAAAGGGATGAACGGCTGTTCAAAACAGCAATGCGTATATTGCTTAAACAGGCCCCTGACATGCTTTTCCGGCCAATGGCTTAATTGTATAATTTTACGAAAGAAAAAAAGGACATTTAAAATCTTTCCCCGACATTCTGAGCCCTTTTCTTCATTTTAAGAATTTTGTAATAGGTTGAATTCTTAACTTTTTTCTCTATTATCCGAAAGGGCTCTATCATAAACCAAGAATATCCGGGGTGCGGATCAACGGCTTATGGAAATAACAACCCTCATCTTCCTGAACAACCTGAACGATGTCGGGTCATTGTACCTTATGTCCATTTTACAGAAAGGTTGTCAGGGTCCTGTTAAAGGCATAAGGAAGACAGATGATCTCACACTCTTGACTGATGGTGAACGACGTTATGGAAATATATTATTTGAAATTTGTTATGAACTTTTGAAAACGGGAAAGAGGGGGCGTCCTCGTAAGACCCTGAAGAAAGGCGTTAAGGTAAGAGTTAAGAATAAAGGGTCGCAAAAAAAGAAACCTGGACGCAAGCGAAAAAAATATCAAGCTCCACAATCAGAGCATCCCGATACAACTCAAAATATGATGGTCTGGTAAAAAGTCAGGAATTGCGTTTTTGATGACGACAATTCAATGAGTTGCGATGCGAAAAAAGGGTTTTTGGGACTTTTTACGAATCCATCAAATATAGAAAATCCTGATATTCATGCAAATCATGTGGAAGGATTCAATGCCGCTCTCAGGAGAATGTGCTCGGCTTTCCGTAGAAAAACTAATACTTACGCTAAAAAAGTTGAAAGACTTCAGGACCGGTTGAGTGTGATATGGATAATTCACAATTTTGTTCGCGTCCATTACACCACCAAAGAAGTTCCGGCGGTAACGTTAGGTGTTATTGAAGAAGGGTTGACCCTTGAAGATATTTTGAGATTAAAAGGAGTTAACAGCTGAGTCAAGCGGAACCAGTGCCGATAAAAGAGGTAGTTTTCATCGGCAAAGAAACAGGCTTGGCGGTTATTTCCGCGTTGGATGATGTGTCCCCTATTTTTCTAATTTTACTAAGTTGTGTCTGCCAACTTATGAGGAAACGCTCTGGTACTTCAACAGGTTCATGCATTGAAAATGTCAAAGTACCAGAGCGTTCCCTCCCCACATTAACAGCCGTTGTTGCTTACCTGCACTATCTAGGGCAACCCAACTTCCGCGCCATGCGGAAGTTGGGGGTAAGGTTTAATTGTTAAGGAGCAACATGAGTATGGGGGCAATTACCATCGGTTTCTGCCCGGATCGGATGCACATATTATCCAGCGGAGCAAAAGTCCCTGATGGATCCTCCCAGTAAATGCTGCGAATGCCAGCACCGGCCAAGGTTTGCGGTCCGGCGGGCTGTCCTCCGTAGGTGTCGGTTTGCGAGAAGGAATCCACAATTGCACCGCTACTGTCACGCGCCTCTACTGAAATTTCACCAATATTTCCACCGTAGTTGAAGGTGATGGACTCGACGTTAAAGTTAAAAAATATTTCGGCCGAGCGACTGGTATTGAGGATGTTAAATACATTGCCGGACGAACCAGCCAAGGCCTGTTCTGGATCCGAGCTTGACGTGATCTCAACGGTTCCTGTGGCACTGATTGTGCCGGAGCCAGTGGCAAGCGGAGTCGTGTCAAGAGTACTGCCAGTTGCAACCGTGTCGGCGTTGAGCCGGACGTCCGGTGCCTGAATATAGTACATCTCCACCCGTGAAAAAGCGTTCACATTCTCTTCCCAGAGATCCCGCGCCTGGGTCGTATTCACGTTGTACTGCATTCCCATGCGCTTGAGGGTGACGGATTGACCAAGAATCGTTGTTGTGAATTCGTTGGAGCTCGCATACGAATTCCTCATTGTTGTGGTGCCTGCGGCTCCGAGGATTCCGATAATGTCACCTTGGCGAACCGGTATGGCGGTATGAATGATACTCTTACCTTCAACCCCGACACGACGAAACAGGGAAACGAACGCATTGGTGTTCGCATCAATAGAGTCCTGCTGGCCGGGATCATCCATAGATTGTGAAGAACCGTCTGCATAATTAGGTGGTGGATTATCGAAACGTACGACCTCGACGTTTTGTACGCCAGCATTGCTCTCGTCCGGGACACGCAGCCCAGTGATCAGGAAATCAGTCGGGGCCGTGAACCAGTACCCGCGGGTTACGTTGGAGCTGAATGTTGTGTTAAAGTCTTGAAGCTTCGTTGGCGTTGCGCCAGAACACGGGGTAATAGCCAAGCTCTCCCAGCCGTTGGCAACGGTTAATCCGTCGAAAGTCACGTTGGTAATGAACGTAGCTGCACCGCTGCTGGTGTTAATGGTATAAATCGCTCCGCCGGAGGTGATGGCATAGAGCGTATCTCCCAAAAAGGCGAGGCCCGATTGCGCGCTGACATCGTCCAGCCCAAGCGAACCGACCAATGTAGCGTTGCCGTTGGACAGGTTCACCGTGTAGAGTGAATCAGTGGTGATCCAATCTGTAGCGAACGCTGTGCCGTCGCCACGAATCGCCAGACCGTCCAAATATATACTCGTTGTGCCAACCGCTACCGTACTGCCGGTCTGCGGGTTGACCTTGTACAGCGTTGTATTTCCTGAGACTCCGTTGACATTATACAGCATGCCGTTATCTGCATTATAGGCCAAACCGGCATCATTGCCGTTACGTGTCCCGGTGGAACCGATCAGCGCTCCGGGAGGAGAACCGACATTCCACAGTTCCTCAACAGTTCCGCCGATTGCGTATACTGTTCCCTTGGGACCTATACTCATCCCTTCGGCATCGCCAAAAGACATCGCGTCGCCCATGGCTTTCGCCCGTCCGGTGCGCAGGTTAATCCGGTAGAGCTTGTCATCGCCGTTGGACTGGATCGAATAGGCATAAGGCCCCGGCTCATCATTCGGGGTGTAATGAACCGTTCCGTTCCAAGTGCGTGGAGTATACGTTCCAGCGAATGGATAGGCTATACCCACACCGGTGTTGATTTGGATTTCTCCGTTATCAAAGCTTTCACTACCGTTCGTGTACTGCATAAAGCCTGAGGGTGTACCTATATCTGTGATATAGATACCATAGGTTTCTCCCGCATTGATGGTCAGACCGCCGATATCCGCGAAAGCGGCAACACCTGTGCCGTTGGCTTGGATCGTGTCGGTCCCCAGCAATGTCCAAGCTCCTGCATTGGCTTCATTGCCTGCATAACCGCCTGGGGTGGTGTACACCTCAATGGTTACCGGGTTGGTGATCTCGGAATGGGGAATATCAAATCCGGAAATGGTTATTGTTTCATGGGCGGTGATGTCGAACATGGCTCCGTTTTGGCTGTTCCCACCCCGGTACGTGGTTTTGAGTGATCCAGATTCAGTACCGCCGGTCACCCAGAGCGCATAGTCCGCATCTGTTGCTGTTGTTTCAACATGCGCATCCTGGACAACTGCGTCGGCGAAAATTTGAACATACCATTGCCCGGCCTCGGGATTGGGGATAAAAACATTTTCAACGGTATCTTTGGTGTTAGACGACCCGCCGGAGGTAGAAACATTTCCTGCTGTCAAACCATTGTTGCCCCAATAGACGATTCCGCTGGGTGACGTGACCTTTAACGAAAGATCGTTGATACGGTGCAGCGCAGCACTGGTTGTACCTTCTGGATCCATATAGGTCATGGTTACGTTTAAATCGGGTTCCCCGGATGCAACCTTAATGATATGGAGTTTATTTTGCCCCTGTGCTAAGATGTTGGACTCGTTCACATAGAAGGTTTTGGCTCGGAGATCGTAAAGATTTTCCAAATCCGGCATACCCCAGCCCTGGACGTATCGATCAATACTGCCCGGTAAGGTTCTTGCTGTTCCTGGTGTCCAATCGTAGCGGTAGGCTGTGTTGATCAATGCGGCCTTGGCTAGCATTGCTTTGGGCCGGTTACTGAACACTGTGCCGCTGCCCGAGGTCAGCATGCCAGACCCTTCCCAGGTATTCTCATGCCACATCTGATGAAATAGGCCCATATGTCCGGCGACCGTCGGTGTGGCACCACTGGTTCCTCCGAAATTAGTGTACGACGTGTTGCTGTTGTTGTTGGCGGCCAAGGTCTGGTCGTAGAAAAAACATAGATCAGGCTTAATTCGTCCGTCCTCTGCCGGACCTACGCTTGTTCCAGAGCTATTTACCCATGTGTCATCACTCCGCGAAAGTGTACCGTAGTGGTTTACCGCACCAACAGAAACAATATTTTTGGCCCATGCCTGAGGGCGCGACAACCGAGCAGCTGTTCCGTTGGTGGCAGTGCCCGCATTACTTTGCGACTGCGTGTGCAACAGGCCGGTTTGAAAAATTACGTCATCCATTTCACTGGATATGGATGAGTAGGAGGTGTTGCGTGCGCTGCCCACACTTGATGTCTGCACAACTCCCTGAGAAATGGTACCGCTGGTAGCGGTCAACTCCTGGGCTATTTGCAGGCGGGTTTCAGATCCTCCAAACTGAGTTGACTCATTATAGGCATAGAAATACCCTGTATCCGCATCAGGAAGCAATCCACGTGCATTCGCACTTGCACCACGGGCGAACATATGGGAGTACACTGAGGTGCCGTGAGGGGAGCCCGTCCCTGTGCCGGTGCTGTGCAACGTGGGAAGGAGCAAGGAGAATTCGGTATGGGTGCTGAGGATTTCGGTGTCAAAGACTTCAGCTCGTACCCCCTGCCCGGTAAATCCCAAAGTGTTTTCAAGCACATTTGCTCCACCGATCTCTCGAACGATGTCCATGTCTGTACCGCCAAACCCCCAAGGTTCGATGAAATGCACTTCGTTCATCTGGGCTACCTGAAGGAGCTGGTTCATAGTCAAGGTCGCCTGCATGCGGAAGCCGCCCGGCGTAACTACACTCACGATGCCGCCTAGTGCCTCAATAGCCGCCTTGACAATAGCCTGCTGTTCTGGTTCGTCAGTGTCCTGCAAGGTATTGGTTTTAGGTGCTGGCGGAACATTTCCGGCATCATTCGGTGCCGCAGCTTGTTCAATGACTGATCCTCCATCAGCCCGTTGAAAGACCTCAATGGAATATTCATTCTTAGTAAAGAACTCACCCTTTCCCTCTTGCACGCCTTCGACGTTATCCAAGCCACTTTCGTAGGACGTCATGATCGCCTTATCCAGTTTATAAGCCGGATGAAATTCTCCAACCCAGCGCACATGGGATGCTTGCTCGGCCTCGCTTGCGGCGGCGGCAGACATTCGCACGATATACGTATTATCCGGCAAATATCGGTATATCTTTCCGCCTAATTCTTCGATATGCTCACGATATTCTTTAATAGGCACTGTCCAGAATTGCATCAGGTACAGTTCGTTTTCCGCGACGGCCTGCAGCTCCGCATCCACTGCAAGGGCATCGTCTGACAGCGGATCATGAACTCCGTAACGTAATGGAATGCTGTAGTTCGCCTGACGAACCCTCCCGACGCTCTCACCGGTGCTGCTGTCTGCTCCAGATACAGAATCATCAATTGAAAAAAATGATGCCTGTGTCCCGTTGTCCCGCACTTCCTCCCAGAGACGAATAACCTTAGAAGAGTTTGAAATTTCAAGTCTCCGCTCATTCACCACCTCGCCTGATGACGAATGAGACTCGTCACAGCATGGAAGAGGCTGTGGTGACGATATGTTACTGTCCAATCCATCAGTGTCAGTATCGTCGTCTTGACCTAATGCAAAAGGGGGAGGCCATCCCCAGCATAACAGCGCGTACATGAGCGCAGTAAACAAAATGCTACTTTTTTTAATCATAAAGATTCTCCTTTCTTTTGATTTGACAGCAAGCTATCTCGTGAAAGAGGTACGTATTCAGTTGCTTGCCCAAAACAC from Candidatus Electrothrix communis encodes the following:
- a CDS encoding response regulator transcription factor; the protein is MSKANILVVEDDMDIQQLVSYHLIRSGYNVSCADSGEQALQLLAEENISAVILDLMLPGKNGMEVCADIREDPENQHLPVIMLTALGEESDIVAGLDGGADDYVTKPFSPKVLMARVEAIMRRDIDKKTTDSETEEVIAIHDLRITPRRHEVLVAGKPVQLTTTEFTILLMLARRPGWVFSRQQIIDQVRGYDYSVTPRAVDVQIFGLRKKLDKTGKNIETVRGIGYRLKE
- a CDS encoding ATP-binding protein produces the protein MMRRRPLFWQIFPVSLLISLCTVLAVSWFATTTFKTFYYDQMVVDIEARALLLEQKILDLVLDSPDALQDFCRQAGRRAHTRITVVGPYGAVLADSNEDPQRMEKHGKRPEITKAYSGQTGSSLRFSTTLHRDMLYVAIPLRLSSADHADKTGALRLSVPATALNTVLGTIRNRVVLASLLTILLAAVFSRQLALRISRPLEEIKRGAEQLSSGEKTRLVNPHEHGLSLEMSGLIISLNRMAEQLMERILLTCRQHNELEAVFSSMTEAVVAVDAEECVIRLNRAAGLLFRIDPQIGKDKPVQGMLRNPELMEMIRGTLRNNNCAAAEVELFDGQQRTILEVRVVPLQDNEQQPIGALMVMDDVTRINRLENVRREFVANVSHELKTPITVIKGYVETLLDGGVAAHEDGNKFLQIVLRQAGRLDAIIDDLLSLSRIENTANSHKTSLDLALKELYPTLHAALQTCKLKADEQQIRLDLQCPPDLKAIHNPALLEEAVINLLNNAVTYSPSGSSVFVRAESRQESGKKQWVEIAVEDKGCGIRKEHLDRIFERFYRCDKARSRENGGTGLGLAIVKHIAQSQRGTVEVESHFGRGSTFTLNLPG
- the phoU gene encoding phosphate signaling complex protein PhoU; protein product: MPDKKMINRTLHREIDLLKKMFIDLGALVEDRLRKACIILETGDNELAEEIIRTDNEIDQMEVQIEEECLKVLALHQPVASDLRLIVAIIKINNELERIGDMAVGIAKRVQVIHKKGGVSFAVDYRLMAVKVLEMIKMSLDALVTENADLARIIFHEDEEVDALRDKAYKAVVKELDADTGHAAALLNMYLLSRHLERIGDRACNIAEEVIYLVEGAIVRNE